Below is a genomic region from Methanobacterium sp..
TGTCTTACTGCAACAACATGCCCATCTTTAACTAAATAATCTAAATCGTCACAGTTACATCCGCAAAAAGCGCAAGTACAGTTTTCTACGATTTCATCGTAGTCTGTTATTGGTTCTTCGTAATTTGCCATTTATGTAACCTCCTTATAATTTCTTGTAGACCGGCATCTCTCCAAGTGAAGTAAGTTTGGCGATGCTTTCTTCATCCTTATTACCGACGTATTTTTTGTAGGTTGCCCTCATAAGGTCAGCCATTAATAAAACGTCTTCATCAGATTTTTCAACTGTACACATGATCCCCTTGTATGTAGGGTCACAGCAGCAGTAGGTCTCAGGGCTTGTTACTACATTTGCCCATGGTCCTTTTGGTATAAATATTGTGCCTTCATGAGGAGCATCCCTTGAGTGAGCAGCGAATACAATTACTTCTCCCCAGTCAGAAACTACTTTCACATGTTCCCAATTAGCGACACCTAATTTAGCCATGTCTTTAGGGTCCATGTATGCTACTCCTGCAACTTTTCTGTATTCATCTTTAAGGGTAGATCCTCTTTTTTTGCAAGCTCCTTGGTAAATGTCGGAACCTGTGTTAAGCATTACTTCTAATTTAGTTCGTTCTTTAGCAGTTGGTTCTTCAAATTTTACTACTTTTGGAACGGCTGGTTTTTCTACATAAGTCAAATTTAACACCTCATTCTAGCCAGATTGCATCTGTAGGACAGAATACTTGGCAGGTACCACATTTTGTACAGCTATCTTTACTGAATAATTTGATTACTCCATTTTCAACCATCATAATTACGTCTTCGGTCTTAGGACCGTGTCCACCTGAAACTTCAGGACTGATTGATGCATTTATTGGGCATGCGACTACACAAACACCGCATCCGAGACATTTGTCTTGGTTTACTTTAAGTTCCATTTGATCACCTGTATGATTTTAAGTTTTTAAAGATTCTAATCTTTGTTGCCATGATTTGGATTTAGTAGGTGTGTAATTAACTGCAGTTCTTTTTACGTTTATAGCTTTTGTAGGACATACATTTGCACATGCTCCACAGTATATACAGAACTGTTCTTTTTTATCGATTTTATCGCCGATTTCAGCTGGTTTGGATGGTTTGTGGAACTCTAATACATCACATGGGCATATATCTACACATGCTCCACATGCTTCACATTTTTCTTCGTCAAATTCCAGTTCACCTTCGAATGGCTTTTCAACAGCTACTGCTTCTTTTGGACAGACGTCTTCACACCATCCGCATCTTACACATGATTCTTCATCAATGATTGCTTTACCAGTGATTTCAGCTGCTTCTGGGCTGATTTCGTATTCACCGTATGAACATGCTCTACATGCTTCCATTATAGCGTTTTCAGGACATGCACGTTTACATACACCACAGTAAACACATTTTTCTTCATCTACTGATATTTCGAAGTCTTCAGGCCCTTTCTGTTCAATGGTTATAGCGTCTGCAGGGCACATTTCTTCACATACACCACAGTCTATACATTTTTCTTTGTTGATTTCAATTTCACCAGATACAAGTTTTGACCTGTCTGGGAGTACCCTTGCAACAGTTACTGCTTCCTGTGGGCATGCTCTTTCACATGCTTTACAGTAAACACATGCGTCATCACTTATTTCTGCAGAAGATATGAGACGTGGGTAAGTTTCTATTTCTTTTATTGGTTTACCGTCTATTGTGAGATCTAATGCATCTACAGGGCATGCAACATCACACATACCACAAAGTACACATTTATGTTCATCTATTGTTATTTTAGGCTCTTCAGCACCGGTCCTTACTATTGCACCAATGTCGCCGAGCTCTATTGCCTCTACTGGGCATATTTGTTCACAAATGCCGCAGCCAACACATGTTTCATTCTTGAATGACAGCTTTCTTTCTTCTTCAGCTGATCTTTCAATGTCGAAATTTTTGGCTTTGACTTCTTTTACATTTGCAGCCATTATTTTTCCTCCAAAACTATTTTAATTGAATTAGTAGGACATTTTTCTTCACACATAAGACATCCACAACATGACTCAGAGTCTATCTGTGCTTTGAGATTATCCAACGATATGGCATTCATCAAACATGTATCTACACAAAGCCCACAACCAATACATGAGTCCTTCACTTTTGCTCTGTATTTCTGGTTTAAACATGTCTTAACAATTGTTCTTGTTGTATCCATGTTTTCTAAAAGAGCACTTGTTAACTTCAGGAAGTCCTTTGGACAGAAACCTTTAATGAGTTCTGCTATCTCTATA
It encodes:
- a CDS encoding 4Fe-4S binding protein, with translation MELKVNQDKCLGCGVCVVACPINASISPEVSGGHGPKTEDVIMMVENGVIKLFSKDSCTKCGTCQVFCPTDAIWLE
- a CDS encoding 4Fe-4S binding protein is translated as MPKHIASGLKYLAAVELIREGRSQREISEMLDMDRSTLSHYLNGRNISMGSIEIAELIKGFCPKDFLKLTSALLENMDTTRTIVKTCLNQKYRAKVKDSCIGCGLCVDTCLMNAISLDNLKAQIDSESCCGCLMCEEKCPTNSIKIVLEEK
- a CDS encoding molybdopterin dinucleotide binding domain-containing protein, with translation MLNTGSDIYQGACKKRGSTLKDEYRKVAGVAYMDPKDMAKLGVANWEHVKVVSDWGEVIVFAAHSRDAPHEGTIFIPKGPWANVVTSPETYCCCDPTYKGIMCTVEKSDEDVLLMADLMRATYKKYVGNKDEESIAKLTSLGEMPVYKKL
- the fwdF gene encoding tungsten-dependent formylmethanofuran dehydrogenase subunit FwdF gives rise to the protein MAANVKEVKAKNFDIERSAEEERKLSFKNETCVGCGICEQICPVEAIELGDIGAIVRTGAEEPKITIDEHKCVLCGMCDVACPVDALDLTIDGKPIKEIETYPRLISSAEISDDACVYCKACERACPQEAVTVARVLPDRSKLVSGEIEINKEKCIDCGVCEEMCPADAITIEQKGPEDFEISVDEEKCVYCGVCKRACPENAIMEACRACSYGEYEISPEAAEITGKAIIDEESCVRCGWCEDVCPKEAVAVEKPFEGELEFDEEKCEACGACVDICPCDVLEFHKPSKPAEIGDKIDKKEQFCIYCGACANVCPTKAINVKRTAVNYTPTKSKSWQQRLESLKT